In Streptomyces sclerotialus, the DNA window TCGGTGGTGTAGCCGGTCTTGGTCTTCTTGGTCTTCGGCAGGCCCAGCTCGTTGAAGAGGACTTCCTGGAGCTGCTTGGGCGAGCCGAGGTTGAACTCGTGTCCCGCGGCGGCGTGCGCCTCGGTGACGGCCTGCTGGACCGCGGCGGCGAACTGCTGCTCGATGCGCTCCAGCCAGCCGCGGTCGGCGGCGATGCCGGAGCGCTCCATACGGGCCAGCAGCGCGCTGGTGGGCAGCTCGATGTCGCGCAGCAGGTCGGCGGCGCCGACCTCCTCCAGGCGCGTCTCGAAGGCGGCACCGAGGTCGAGGACCGTACGGGCCTTGGTCATCAGGGCCTCGGCCTCGGCCTGCTCGTCGGCGCCGAAGGCCAGCTGTCCGTCACCGGCCGCGACGGGGGCCAGGTCACGGCCGAGGTACTCCACGGAGAGCGCGTCGAGGGCGAAGGAGCGCCGGCCGGGCTTGACCAGATAGGCGGCGAGGGCGGTGTCCATGGTGACGCCGTCGATGTGCCAACCGTGCTCGGGGAAGATCCGCATCAGGCCCTTGGCGTTGTGCATCACCTTGGGGCGCTGCGGGTCCGCGATCCACTCGGCGAAGGCCCGGTCGTCGGCCTCGTCGAGCTGGGTCGGGTCGAACCAGACGGCGGGGCCCGCGGTGGTCGCCAGCGCGACCTCGGCGGCCGAGCCGCTGCCCAGCTTCCAGGAGTCGACCGTGGCGACGCCGAGGAGGCTGCTGCCGTGCTCGGCGAGCCAGGGAGCGAGCTGCCCAGCGCCCGCGACGAGGCCGTCGATCTCGACGCCCGGCAGCGGCTCCTCGGTGACCGTGTCCTCCGCTCCGGGGTCGACGGCCAGCAGGCGGTCGCGCAGGCCCTGGTTACGGATCTCCAGTCCCTCCAGGAACACCGTGAGGGCCTGCCGGTCGTAGCCCTCGCGCACCAGCTCGGCGGGGCCGCAGGGCAGCTCGACGTCGCGGACCATCTCGGTCAGGCGGCGGTTGAGCCGCACGGCCTCCAGGTGGTCGCGGAAGTTCTGCCCGGCCTTGCCCTTGACCTCCTCGGCGCGCTCGCACAGCTCCTGGAAGGAACCGAACTGGTTGATCCACTTCGCGGCGGTCTTCTCGCCGACACCGGGGATGCCGGGGAGGTTGTCCGACGGGTCGCCGCGCAGGGCGGCGTAGTCCGGGTACTGGGCGGGGGTGAGGCCGTACTTCTCGAACACCTTCTCCGGGGTGAAGCGGGTCAGCTCGGAGACGCCCTTGGTGGGGTAGAGCACCGTGACATGCTCGCTGACCAGCTGGAAGGCGTCCCGGTCGCCGGTGACGATGGACACCTCGAAGCCCTGCTCGGTGGCCTGCGTGGCGAGCGTGGCGATGATGTCGTCCGCCTCGAAGCCGTCGGTCGCGAACCGCTTCACGTGCATGGCGTCCAGCAGCTCACCGATCAGCTCCACCTGCCCCTTGAACTCGTCCGGGGTCTTGGAACGATTGGCCTTGTAGTCGGGGAACTCCTCCGACCGCCAGGTCTTGCGCGAGACGTCGAAGGCCACCGCGAAATGGGTGGGCGCCTCGTCGCGCAGGGTGTTCGCCAGCATCGAGGCGAAGCCGTACACGGCATTCGTCGGTTGCCCCGTGGCGGTCGTGAAATTCTCCGCGGGCAGGGCGAAGAACGCCCGGTACGCCATGGAGTGCCCGTCCATCAGGAGCAGCCGGGGACGCCCTCCCCCCGCCGTCTCGCTGCCGGTCGTTTCGCTCTTCTTCGCTGCCTTTGCTGCCACGCCCCCGATCCTGCCACGCCCCACTGACATTCCCCGACGCGACGGCCGCGTGACCGCCCGCGCGCTGCCTGTGGACAACGTCGTCACCCGTGTCATCACGCCCTGTGGACGGCCCGTCGACGGCCGGTGGCCCGTGACAGGATCGGTGGCGACCGGAAGGACGGTGCAGGGGACTGTTCCATGCATGACCCAGATGGCTGAATGGTGATATACAGAACGGCTGCTCGCGCAGGGCAGTACAGCAGCAACGGCACCCAGGGAGACCGCCATGGCAGGCAAAGCACCCGAGTCGGATCCGGTACAGGACGCACCCGAGGTCAGCAGCCCCAAGCACTCGGCCGTCGGGCTGCCCGCCATCACCAACGCCCTGCGCATCTCCCGGCAGCAGATGGGCGTGAAGCGCACGGCGCTGACGCTGCTGCGCGTCAACCAGAAGGAAGGCTTCGACTGCCCCGGCTGCGCCTGGCCCGACCCGGACCACCGGCACGCCGCGGAGTTCTGCGAGAACGGCGCCAAGGCCGTCGCCGAGGAAGCCACCCTGCGGCGCGTCACGCCCGCCTTCTTCGCCGCCCACTCCGTCGCCGACCTCGCGAAGCGCAGCGGCTACTGGCTCGGCCAGCAGGGCCGCCTCACCCAGCCCATGTACCTCGCCGAGGGCGCCACCCACTACGCCCCGGTGTCCTGGGACCGCGCCTTCGACATCGTCGCCGAGGAGCTGACCGGCCTCTCCTCTCCCGACGAGGCCGTCTTCTACACCTCCGGGCGTACGAGCAATGAGGCCGCGTTCCTGTACCAGCTCTTCGCCCGCGAGTTCGGTACGAACAACCTCCCCGACTGCTCGAACATGTGCCACGAGTCCTCCGGCTCGGCCCTCACCGAGACCATCGGCATCGGCAAGGGCAGCGTCTCCCTGGAGGACCTCCACAAGGCCGACCTGATCATCGTCGCCGGTCAGAACCCGGGCACGAACCACCCCCGCCAGCTCAGCGCCCTGGAGAAGGCCAAGACGAACGGCGCGAAGATCATCTCGGTCAATCCGCTGCCCGAAGCCGGCCTGGAACGCTTCAAGAACCCCCAGACCCCGCGCGGCCTGGCCGGCGGCGGCACCTCCCTCACCGACCTCTTCCTCCAGATCCGCCTCGGCGGTGACCAGGCCCTCTTCCGGGCGCTGAACCACCTGCTCCTCACGACCGACGGCGCGCTCGACGAGGACTTCATCCGGGAGCACACGCACGGCTTCGAGGAGTTCGCCACCGCCGCGCGAGACGGCCTGGACTGGGACGAGACCCTGCGGGCCACGGGCCTGACCCGCGCCGAGATCGACCAGGCGCTGCGCATGGTCCTCGCCTCGAAGCGGACGATCGTGTGCTGGGCGATGGGCCTCACCCAGCACAAGCACTCCGTCCCCACCATCCGCGAGGTG includes these proteins:
- a CDS encoding FdhF/YdeP family oxidoreductase; amino-acid sequence: MAGKAPESDPVQDAPEVSSPKHSAVGLPAITNALRISRQQMGVKRTALTLLRVNQKEGFDCPGCAWPDPDHRHAAEFCENGAKAVAEEATLRRVTPAFFAAHSVADLAKRSGYWLGQQGRLTQPMYLAEGATHYAPVSWDRAFDIVAEELTGLSSPDEAVFYTSGRTSNEAAFLYQLFAREFGTNNLPDCSNMCHESSGSALTETIGIGKGSVSLEDLHKADLIIVAGQNPGTNHPRQLSALEKAKTNGAKIISVNPLPEAGLERFKNPQTPRGLAGGGTSLTDLFLQIRLGGDQALFRALNHLLLTTDGALDEDFIREHTHGFEEFATAARDGLDWDETLRATGLTRAEIDQALRMVLASKRTIVCWAMGLTQHKHSVPTIREVVNFLLLRGNIGRPGAGVCPVRGHSNVQGDRTMGIFERPAPAFLDALEKEFGFAPPREHGYDVVRAIRALRDGQAKVFFAMGGNFVSATPDTEVTEAAVRRANLTVHVSTKLNRSHAVTGARALILPTLGRTEKDVQSSGEQFVTVEDSMGMVHASRGRLAPASPHLLSEPAIVCRLARRVLGKDSRIPWEEFEQDYATIRDRIARVVPGFEDFNARVASPDGFALPHAPRDDRRFPTVTGKANFTAAPVEYPDAPEGRLLLQTLRSHDQYNTTIYGLDDRYRGIRNGRRVVLVHPEDARVLGFADGAYADLVSEWTDGSERRAPGFRVVHYPTSRGCAAAYYPETNVLIPLDHTADTSNTPASKSVVVRLEPTAS
- the polA gene encoding DNA polymerase I, with product MAAKAAKKSETTGSETAGGGRPRLLLMDGHSMAYRAFFALPAENFTTATGQPTNAVYGFASMLANTLRDEAPTHFAVAFDVSRKTWRSEEFPDYKANRSKTPDEFKGQVELIGELLDAMHVKRFATDGFEADDIIATLATQATEQGFEVSIVTGDRDAFQLVSEHVTVLYPTKGVSELTRFTPEKVFEKYGLTPAQYPDYAALRGDPSDNLPGIPGVGEKTAAKWINQFGSFQELCERAEEVKGKAGQNFRDHLEAVRLNRRLTEMVRDVELPCGPAELVREGYDRQALTVFLEGLEIRNQGLRDRLLAVDPGAEDTVTEEPLPGVEIDGLVAGAGQLAPWLAEHGSSLLGVATVDSWKLGSGSAAEVALATTAGPAVWFDPTQLDEADDRAFAEWIADPQRPKVMHNAKGLMRIFPEHGWHIDGVTMDTALAAYLVKPGRRSFALDALSVEYLGRDLAPVAAGDGQLAFGADEQAEAEALMTKARTVLDLGAAFETRLEEVGAADLLRDIELPTSALLARMERSGIAADRGWLERIEQQFAAAVQQAVTEAHAAAGHEFNLGSPKQLQEVLFNELGLPKTKKTKTGYTTDADALAWLAAQTDNELPVIMLRHREQAKLRTTVEGLIKTIAADGRIHTTFNQTVAATGRLSSTDPNLQNIPVRTDEGRAIRRGFVVGEGYQTLLTADYSQIELRVMAHLSEDEGLIEAFTSGEDLHTTVASHVFSVPKTEVDPEMRRKIKAMSYGLAYGLSAFGLSQQLGISPDEARKLMDNFFERFGGVRDYLQEVVDRARATGYTETMLGRRRYLPDLNSDNRQRREMAERMALNAPIQGTAADIVKIAMLRVDEALTAAGLSSRMLLQVHDEIVVEVSPGEQKQVEELVRREMAGAVELRAPLDVSVGSGGDWESAAH